The window TCTgtcacccaaaaaatgaaaGCATATCAAACAGACGATATGAACAGACGCAATAGTTTAGCGAAAATAGCTGTGTTGTGTGGTTCCATGAGCCCGCAAATGGCTACAAGACACTGATATGCTTTCATTTTTCGGGCACTCGCTTTCTCCGTAATGTGTCAGGCTTACGGCAGCTACAGTATTCTCTTAAAGGGGCATTCTACCAGTTTTACACATGGTGTTCAGTTTAGTTGTCATGAGAAGTACTACTCAGCCTGAAAAAAAGGTGTAGAAAGTTTGTTTGTCCAGAGAGTTTgtgctttgattttttttttaccattcttTTTAATCTGTCTTGATATTAAATTGCTGGAATAAcccttttaaatattttaattgtcaGTGATGCATTTTAACCGACACATTGCTTGTCTAAATAGTTTGTAACGGTTTATTATTGATATTGTGGCAGACAGAGCCAAACACAGTCTGTGCTGTCAGCGTTATGGAAATAGCCTTGTAAAGTGACTTAACAGCTCGCTGAATAAGCCTgcctaattgtgtgtgtgtgtgtgtgtgtgtgtgtctgtgtccagaCCCCACAACCATGGTGGAGCTGTGGAAGGAGTCGCCCCAGGGCTTGGTCAAAGAGGGGGATACTGTGGAGCTGCGTTGCCAGGGTGATGGCAACCCCCCGCCGGTCTTCATTTTCAACCGAGAACAAGTAAGAATAGGAGGCATTTTCTCACCCTAAAAGTCCCCGAGAGAGAATGGGTGACACGCAAGAGACATGCAGGGAATGTTTTTGATATGTAGAGCTCACAGGGCCCCCATGTAGACATGAGTGTGCAAGGTCTGTGAGGGCTCTGTCAGCTCTGACCCTGCAGATCCAGGCTGGGGTCTGAGACCGGAGGCCACACTGACAGGGCTCATGGGTAGGACTTATTCCCATGTCAGAGACTCATCCATTGTATGTGTGGACAACACAAAAACTCAGCTGACTGCCGTTTTTAACTTTTCCTAACTGGACAGTCACTGGCGGTGGTTAGCGGTTGTTGTAACCATGGCTTAGAAGGTAAAAGCATAATTTCTGCTgtgaaagacaaaggaaaattgtgttgtttttttttctacaatgtTATTTTAATACTTGGCCACCATGCTGTGTTACGATATTTCACTCACTCACAAAAATATTGCTGAGATCTGGAGACACAATGACTCAGCTAGATCTATAGAGCATTGTCTAAAGTGCATGGCAACTGCGTTGGTCTGAAATGAGCAATGGCAGTTACGCTGCTTTGCACTGGGTGTAAGATTGAGCCCTAAGTCTGGTAAGGCACATTGCACACCAATCAACATAAAAACCAAAGAAAATATTAGTTATTACTTAAACTGTAAGTTGTTTATGTCCATAAGATCTCTAAAACCATCTCACCATAGTTCACCATTCACAATCACAGTTTTTCAATGCaatgaacaataaaacagacattttgtgttcttttatttaaaatttcAAGTAAGTGGTTTTGGATATTACAGTGAAACATTTAGGATTTAAAATGTTAGCATAGTCTGTAATCTCGTCAACTTTTGGCAATAAGCTATAAGATGTTGTCAGCTTTTTATTAGCGAAGTTAATAGTGATGAATTCATACATGTTTTGGAAAAACTGTTTTCCACTCAAACTCTTTCCGCCAAATAAAACTAAAGAAAGTCATCTTTTCAATGTAATGCTAAAATCTGCAACTACCCCCCCCCCATAGGGCTAAACTGTAACAAATTAGATGCTATTTTCAATTTCTCTTGGAAATGCAGCATGTCTTCACCCTAAGAGCACATCTGATACAAAGAACTTACCTTAGTTTATGTCGTTACTTTCACATGAATACAACATGGATTTAGATTACAAATGAGAGTATTTGTTGCAGGAGCTGGACGTGGACTTGGAGAGCAACCACGGCGATGTGTTGATGCTGTCCCCAGTGTCACGGAAAGACAGTGGCATCTACCAGTGTCGCCCTCTGGACTCTGAGGTCAAAGGAGAAATGCAGCTTACTGTGCACTGTAAGGAAcgatgatatatatatacaaacacacacacatataataatatacatatatttgaaACAACTTGGAGACAGAAACAACAAAGGAGATGTACTGTAACATGTTAGTTGGTACGCAAAGTATTTCATTTTGGactgagccaggctagcagtttcccctTGCcttcagtctttgtgctaagctctGCTTACCACACCCTGACCCCAGCTCTGTACTTAAATCACAGACAGAAGATTGATATTGGTCACCTTATCTCAATCTCAAAAAGAAAGCAAGTAACAATGAAAAAGTATTCctttaatttatgtttttcctgtgtcttgttttgtccgtttgtttgtttgttgtcttCAGACTTGGACCCAGCTGTGGTGGTACCTAAAGACTCTGAGGTCATGCTGAAAGGAGAAGATCTGACTGCAACCTGCAACGCTCTGTCCTCCCTGAAAACATCCACTGTCTGGTACAAGGTATGTACAGATTAGACTAGATTAGATTTTAAATGGAACAGGAGCAGTGTCATCAGCTGCAGACCTTGCTAAATTAATTTTGACACActtctgtgaggctgtactagACACAGTGgttctttgagctaaatgctgacATCAGCATGCTCATATGCTCACAATGATAACACTAACACACTGATGTTTatctgttgtaatgtttactatCTTGGTGTAGCATATTGGCATGCTAGCGTTTACTAATTAGCAGTAAACACaatgtacagctgaggctgatgggaatggcaTTAGTTTTGTACGCATTTGGACATTAACCAAAGAATTGGTCCCTTTCAAATTTTGAGCTGAGGAAAAATCAGGATATCAACAACGTTATAacaattcatcctctggagaacatgaatgtctgtgcaAAATGTCATGGGAATCCATCCAACAGTCTTTGAGATGTTATGGCGCACCGCCCGACATTAAGTCACACCACTAACTCATACACTGATCATTCTCAATATCCAACAtctcgtgtctgtgtgtgtgtgtgcgtgtgtgtgcgcgcaggaTGGGAAGCAGGTGGGTAAGGGGAACACATTGCATCTGAAGGACGCCACCTATGAAACAACAGGAGAGTACATATGTGAGGTGACCGTTCCCTCCCTGCCCGCCCTTCACACCAGCGGCTCCGTCCACATCATCGTCCAAGGTCAGTCATCCTCTACACCCCTCCACCAACTTCGCTTTGTTTGTGGGGCCAAGAGAAGCTTCCAAGAAAAACTTTTTCTATAGTCTACTATACTTtattaaacacaaaatgaacTTTGTGTCATTAGGTAAGCTTCTGTCCACCTTTTTTGAGGAAAGGACAATTCggggaaaagaaaaatataaaatatattaaaaaaaagtttttattgcTTTGCTGAGGTGAAAAAGTCAGCATATGACGTGAAGCAAAGACTGAAGGAAATAAATAGATCCAAAAACTCAAATGTCTTTCTATATAGATTCCATTGTGTTTCTGTAGTTTGTTCTTGCTGGTTTTTAGATATGGTTATGAATGGACTCTCTTGTGACTATTTCTGCCTGACAGCTCTGATTTGAGAACATGCTGTTACTACGAGCATGTCCGTCAGGTAAAAATTGGATTAGTGCCGACACGTCGATCATTCCAGcttgaaaaaaagaattgcaTCAGTTTtgagcttttttccctttacaaaaaaaaaaaccctacgAGGAAAGAGGATTGTTCCCCTGTCAAGCCACTGGAGGGCTTTTAATGAGAAGCATCTGTGCAGGAAGTGTCAAGTTTAATTTGACAGTAACGTAACATTGAACGAAAAAGTGACTGGAATGTGTAAGTGAATGACTATTTCTGCAAAAGCTCAGAGCAGCAGAGTGTGAGTATGACTCTGATGTGTTACTGTACTCATAGATTAGCTCTGTGGAAATTAATTATGAATTTATCAAGACAACTAAAATATgactacataaataaataacgtgtgtgcatgtgtgtttaggTGGTCCCCAGCTGGTGGGAGTTGAGCAGGAGGTGCAGCTAGAGGAGGCAACAGGCAGGATGGTGAACCTGAGCTGTGAGGTTCAGGGCCATCCCCTGCCCAGCCTCTCCTGGAGCATCGTCGGCAGCCAGGTACCCTGTCTGACTCGCAGCACTGACTTATATTCACATAAGATAGGTGGTTATTACTGTTGGTGCAATTCATCATGTTCATGATGATGTACagctagagctgtaacaattccaaatgttgctttacaattaattgtctcagaaataattgcgattaacaatataattgtctctttcagtcaaattgtaaaaatatttattacttttttaaacacattatgaattccaggatacatcttttggttatattaCTGTTATGTGatccagataatgtaataacacaggtacacagcatatgaagtaaaccacgcctctaaAACATTTCGtctaactgtatcccccccccccttgtcatttttgttgctatgaactaATTAGGgccaagtgccaacaactagcatagctttagctcaacagtccgaccaataatcacttatataattacaatttggcatgtCTAAACAAAATCcacaattaccatcaacagtcataccccttagCTAGTGttaattaattgcggttaaacaaaggaATCATGATTTCGTACAAaattgacaattagacaattatgtaataattgttacaggcctatgtACAGCAGACCCTAGTTTTGTTTGTATTGAGTCGAACCAAACGCTTTACACTGACAGTGAAAGCATGAATCTGTGGCTTGACTACCGATAATAGAATACTTTTATTTCTCATGTTTTTGCTGTATTTGTGTGCATAGACAGTGAAACGATCTTTTTACAACTTTTACGTGCTTTATATTTTGAGTGATTAACACTAGAGATTTgtaaatatatagtatagtcGCAGGTGTCATTTGTCTTGTATTATGGGTCCCTGGCAGCTTTCTACTTTGTTAAATTCACTAAATGATAAAAcgtgtttcatgcttcttgcgttGAGCGCGGTCTGGATGGCGATACGACGCAAGCGCGGCCTCGGCGACCTTGTACGAAGGGTCTGAGCGCCGAGCCTTGCTCCTACAAGATTTTGTAACAACGCAGACACCGCTTTGCAACGATTGGCTACAGAAGAGAAGAAGTCCGTTCTTTGAGCCGCTCTGACGGATGCTCTGACCACTTTGACCGCAATCAGTACGAATGACCAGAAGACGGTTCGCGGTGAGGTCCAGGCGCGCTgaacgcaagaagcatgaaacccATTAAAGTTGGACTTTATTGTGCTGAAAAAAGGGATACCTGCAAAAATAACCAAAATGAACCTGGACTCCTCAGGGTTATTATAAGTTTCAAAGTTCTTtacaataaagaaacaaataataGAAGTAAATAAAATCCAAACCCCAAATAATTACAACAAtctcaataaataaatgcacaaaCGTGTAGGATCTTTAGCATAAAATACTTCAATTTGAAAGATGTAAAAGTGGAATATCAGCCAGGAAATAATAGTACAAAATCCTTTACACACTGTGTGGTGTTGCAGGTTGACTAGTGAGGTGTCCCCGCAGTAATGGCAGCTTGTTTACTTCCACCTACGACACCTGAGATTATAGCCTTTACAATTTTGCTAGTTGTGAGGATCAGCAGTATTTTGGGAGTATGCTTTGTCTAGTTGTTGAATAGTTAATGCTCActgattgagtgtgtgtgtgtgtgtgtgtgtgtccacagaaCTGGCAGGAGGTGGTGAGCAAGGCAAACGAGCACATTATCCACAGCGTGGTGTCGGTCAAAGTCACCTCAGACACCAGCGCTCTGTGCAACGCTTCCAATGACCTGGGCACTGAAGTCAAGGCTTTCAGCATCAAAGCCAGTAAGAGCTTCTTTCTCATGTGCACTGGAACATCTGTGTGAGTGCTGTGGATTTATAGGATAGAGAGGGAACCAGATTCAGGCTTTGAAAGTGTCTTATATGTGAAGTAACATTTGCATTTAAACAGTGCTAGTTTTGGAAAATTCCTCTTATGTTAATGTCTTATCATTCTTTGCCTGTACACTGACAGACTTTATAAAATATGCAGCAGAAACGTGCGTCCTTTGTGTTCATCAGGGTCATTTATTAAAACTTCAGCTGTAAAATCCATCAGTGATGCAGCCTGTGAGGGAGAAGATTGTCACTTTTCAGTTCACCACTCCCTCTCATCCACCAGCATTGCGGCGGATCTGTCATATCTGAATGAAGCCATAAGACATTCTTAAAAGCCCTGTGTTACACATACAGTCAGCTCTGTTCCCTTGACATATCCAGACAAATATGGGATTGTTTGTAATTGCTAAAGCAGCTGCAATcaaattaagtgtgtgtgtttgtttggggGCCCACTGTAAATGTTGTTCTACTTGTTCACAGTTCCCAGAGTCACTTCAGCTGCTCCCTTCTCTCCTGGTAAGATTGTTGCTCTCCAGTCTCTTCTTGTTTAAGACACCTCTTTCCCTTTAGCTCATTTTCTTCTTTAGACTTAAGTTCTGTCCGTGACAATGAAAGGGTTGCAGGACTGTATACATTATTTATGATTTTCATACAGGGACTCGATGCCAGGACTGTCTTTAGTTTGCTGGCAGATCTTTGGGATTGCCTGTGGGCATATTAAATATTCTGTTTAATACTGAGAGAAAAATCATAACACTAGAAAATTCAACCAGGCCAACACTTACAATGCTACTTAGACCAAACGCTCTGCAGCGGTAAAACATTATTTGTATATCCCAGAATTTtgtttaacaaacaaaaataagttAAGTGTCTAACTTTTACGGACTTTTTCCAGACAGTCTTGTGTTTTATAGTGGCTTTTTATATACCAGGCGAAATTGTAGTGAAGTATGGAGAGGGACATTATTATGGGGCAATTTTCTGTCTTTATCTGAGCAGTCACTTCATGCCATTAAAACCTTCACTAGTCTGTGGGGAATACAACGGGCAAATAAAGAACGTTTCACCCACAACCATTAAAAACAACACTGTCAAATATATCTTGAGTAGAGTGTTGTTTTACTCCCAGGAAATAAATATTAGCTCGCTCTTCTAATTCTTTACTGAGGTTATTAGGGACCACTTACACAGTCCTCGTAGTAGAAGCTTCCTACACACACTTAACAAGCAGTGGAAGGTCTACTTAAGAATGAATTGCAAAAGGCCGATCTGGATAATTaggcttaaaggggtgatagaatgcaaaaccagttttaccttgtcatagttgaataacaacagtttggtgggtaaataggacatacatagaagctcaaaatcccattgatacccctatcctctgcaaatctcacattttgaaactgctgctgaaaacgggcgaatctcaacaaagctggaagctgatgtaagcatcccaaatcctagtctcccaacatttgcataggctacaccactgacctgaggtcagcttagtcttctgaatttagctaggtcatgcagatctccagaggtccgctattgaattactaaattcacttctgagacttttttatgcggaaaatcaactatgtagaggtcaaatatgggccgttttacgaaaattgatggctaattgcaaattttgtccgactgtgtgtcgcagttcagcaggagctcagcaggctacctgcctcgccgcccggcgtgtcctacttcatagacttcGGCTcactgtgagctagctggatctccgtcacaaAGGGAatcccgcggcgctccatacccgtgcaaagtcaccggttctaggttactggactacaaaataccgaggccctgatggagctccagggcctgcagctagccgcgattgataggattgaagggacagtagcagctaacgaaatccctaatgttcacaaaaattcattaaattcaaatcggacaccattgttagctttataagaccttggggtacatgttatgtaagtggcgtgacgaaattcaaactgtaaatatacgaaagttatgccgaaagtgtagcaacgatcttttcccataggattaaatgaGACACATAGtctagcttgcagctccggagctccgcggagccccggtcgtccagtaaccaagaaacggtgactttaactgggtatggaggttgccgctttctcgtcagactgtgtggagctcctaaagtccgacacgtcttactaaatttgcaattagccatcaattttcataaaacagcccatatttgagctttatatagttgaattctcgcttaaaaaaagtctcagaagtgaatttaataacgaaatagcccgacaaacaatgtataactttgcagtgtctgaaatatgagacctgctgtctcatctccaatgtgtttctatggggtttgctcaaaccaatcagcgcgcagctcatctaaatattcatgagcataccatatttggaagaaaagctcttgttccaaatagagccatattcacagggtagttaagggcctaataaaatagcattcaggcaattttcagcccaaccaatgttacataccctattaggagaccttaaggaacagtgtaaaatatcctatataatcattctatcacccctttaaagctgAGAATGATAATGTTAGGGTCTGAGATAACATGCCTGTGGAAAGAAAGCAATGTGTTTGATGATTTTTATTGTTAGTAATGGTACACAGTTTTGCTACAAATTCTGTCGTCATCATCACTGGCACACTTCTTTGTTGTTAAGAAAAGCAGTAAACTGGCAAAACAAAACGGAGTTCGCAAAATAAATATCTAGGAGGATACAACACTGCACAAATATTACTTTGACAATATAAGATGATGCATTTAATAAAATAGTTATATATTGGTATGGACAACATAAAATACCATGTTAGTATGGGAATAGTTTATATTTTAGTGATGTTAGATATTAGAATTAAAAAACTGAATTGAAGAAACTTCAAAGTCACCTATACCTGATACATTGTTAATATTATACATGGCTCGAAATTATAGAGTGAACATTTTGTAGTAGTTTGGATGAAAATGCTGAGCAAGCAGACTAAAGTTAAAGttgtagcttcttttttttttttaaagaaaaagaaggaaaagctCTTCATTCGGGATGGATAAAGTAATCTAAATAAAGTCAGTTAATAAGGAATGGGTCACAGATGCTGCgcaaaataaatgacaattttCCGCAGTCCTACCACTTTAATGATATTATCGACATAATTTCACGCACAGCTAATTATTTCTTATGCATGAGGAAATGGACATTGTTAAATAAGCCACTAAAGATACCAAATAGTTTAAATAATGCAAATTGAAGGTAGATGTCGGGGGACTTGCcagagacagattaaaaaaaaacagaggctgACTTTTAGTCTCTAataagctccaaaaacactggatcctacacttcCTATAATGGAACCCATAGCTTCTTTTTGTTTCCTGCCTGCTAAACGCCCCTAAACATCCCAAGTCTTTGAAACTTCACCCACCTGGCTTtaaacacaggcttttctgtttccttttgACTTAGGTCATTTTCCGAGACTTGCCAAAGCTCCTCCAGAGATCACTTATACAACTGTTGCAATGGTTTTCAGAGTAGTTCTCCACAAGACTAGTGAATTGACTTTTATCTATATAATAAATAAGTGCCCCTTTTGAAATATACAgaatgcagtgtttcccctCATAATTTGGCCCAGAAGCTGTATGCTCAGACAAAAGTGATTTGGTTTGTGTGCAGGCTGATAAACAGAAACCTTGTTAATCTAAAATGAACTTCTTTTGTGGCTGCCAATTTCGTTAAACACCACTGCTGTCAAAGCAGCAGATAAGTCCTATTGCGAGATGGACTGACATTAACATGTGAgcggtctctgtgtgtgtgtgtgtgtgtgtgtgtgtgtgtgtgtgtgtgtgtgtgtgtgtgtgtgtgtctgtgtagctgAGGGCAGCGGGGTGATCATCGTGGTGATCATactgtgtctgctgctgctcgcCATCCTCGGCAGCGTTCTCTACTTCCTGCATAAGAAGGGGAAGATCCCCTGTGGACGCTCTGGGAAACAGGAGA is drawn from Sander vitreus isolate 19-12246 chromosome 13, sanVit1, whole genome shotgun sequence and contains these coding sequences:
- the mcama gene encoding cell surface glycoprotein MUC18 isoform X2, translated to MARMHRILLPLFLHICLLNWSAWAKVELTMHEGVEVYLGDSAQIPCQYNFTDTDNKPSFFMIQWFVRAFRQPASPRIRIFYGDDEQQMVDNNTDYSGRIQVTSDQQGTQLTIQDVQLNDEREFFCQVNGLVAGSAEGKTHLRVFAPPEAPVIEGVPTGISVTNEGLSKVASCEARNGYPKPNITWYRNGMPLMSTPGHINVLILVTRKSNVSGVSVQSTLEYKVVKEDKDAHFSCEVSFFVPGAIRTVESNSVNITVHYPTTMVELWKESPQGLVKEGDTVELRCQGDGNPPPVFIFNREQELDVDLESNHGDVLMLSPVSRKDSGIYQCRPLDSEVKGEMQLTVHYLDPAVVVPKDSEVMLKGEDLTATCNALSSLKTSTVWYKDGKQVGKGNTLHLKDATYETTGEYICEVTVPSLPALHTSGSVHIIVQGGPQLVGVEQEVQLEEATGRMVNLSCEVQGHPLPSLSWSIVGSQNWQEVVSKANEHIIHSVVSVKVTSDTSALCNASNDLGTEVKAFSIKAIPRVTSAAPFSPAEGSGVIIVVIILCLLLLAILGSVLYFLHKKGKIPCGRSGKQEITKEKTTKDDIVVEMKTNTKNEEAVLLKAVNGDKKGPSDQ
- the mcama gene encoding cell surface glycoprotein MUC18 isoform X1 is translated as MARMHRILLPLFLHICLLNWSAWAKVELTMHEGVEVYLGDSAQIPCQYNFTDTDNKPSFFMIQWFVRAFRQPASPRIRIFYGDDEQQMVDNNTDYSGRIQVTSDQQGTQLTIQDVQLNDEREFFCQVNGLVAGSAEGKTHLRVFAPPEAPVIEGVPTGISVTNEGLSKVASCEARNGYPKPNITWYRNGMPLMSTPGHINVLILVTRKSNVSGVSVQSTLEYKVVKEDKDAHFSCEVSFFVPGAIRTVESNSVNITVHYPTTMVELWKESPQGLVKEGDTVELRCQGDGNPPPVFIFNREQELDVDLESNHGDVLMLSPVSRKDSGIYQCRPLDSEVKGEMQLTVHYLDPAVVVPKDSEVMLKGEDLTATCNALSSLKTSTVWYKDGKQVGKGNTLHLKDATYETTGEYICEVTVPSLPALHTSGSVHIIVQGGPQLVGVEQEVQLEEATGRMVNLSCEVQGHPLPSLSWSIVGSQNWQEVVSKANEHIIHSVVSVKVTSDTSALCNASNDLGTEVKAFSIKAIPRVTSAAPFSPAEGSGVIIVVIILCLLLLAILGSVLYFLHKKGKIPCGRSGKQEISTKEKTTKDDIVVEMKTNTKNEEAVLLKAVNGDKKGPSDQ